The Verrucomicrobiota bacterium DNA window TGTTTTTAATCGCCTGCTTGAAACTTAATACTCTACGTTTGGATTTACTGGATAAAGTGTCTTCTAAAAAAAGATCCCGTTCGGCCTGATTGACCCTTCCATCGATATCCGGTTTGTTGCGATATAGAACCACAAAAGCAAGCGCTAGAAACATGCCTCCCATAGCCATAATGATAAGGGCGGTTTTCCAATCGAATCCGAAATAGCTCATTAAAACCGTTGCCATTATGATCGGAGCCAAAGCACCTCCTGCACGTCCGGCAAAACTTGCAACAAATCCTTGCATCGTGGTCCGGTTGCTTGGGGGAAACCAGTTTCTGGAAAGATTATTAAGGCTGGGGTATGCACCAGCTTGAACGGCTCCAAAAATCAACCTGGACGCACAAAAAGCAAAATAAGATCCGGCCACTGTAAACAGGATTAAAGAAAGCGACCACCCAAACATGATTGAACCTAAAAAAAATCGGGCACCAAAAAAGTCGGCAATAATTCCACTGGGAATTTGACCGGTGGCGTAGGAAAAGTTGAAGAATGCAAATATCCGCTCCAGCTCGGTATTGGTAAATCCATACTCACGGGCAAGTTCAGGACGGATGACTGCCCAGGTGTAGCGATGAAGATAAAGCATCATCGATGTCAGGGAGGCCAAGACTAAGACCAGCCAACGAATTTTAGTCGGGCGTGTGTTGTTTGAAACGGAACTCATAGGGTAAGGCTGATCTGAAAGAAGATTTCGGATAATCCCGATGAATAAACCGTTTAGCAATAATGAAGATGCCAATGTCTAAGAGTATTGAGTTTAACCTGGATTGGAGGAATCGACATTGTTTCAATTCTGAAGGTTCATCCGTTAACAAATCCGTCCTCAAAAAAAGATAACATGAATCGATTGCTTTCCTAAAGTGACTTCCTACTTTTGTCGAAATGCAACAATCAGCCTGGTCTTCAAATAAACCCTTTTTGGTCATTTTCAGTGTCTTCATTCTGGGGCTGTTTCAAGCGTGTTCCAAACCTGATGGTTCCGCTAGACGATCAAAGCCAAACATCATCTTTATAATGGCGGACGACATGGGCTATGGTGATTTGGGTTCCTTTGGTCAGGAGGTAATTCAAACGCCTTATCTGGATCAAATGGCGAAGGAAGGCCTCAGATTTACCCAGGTATACGCGGGGTCCCCGGTTTGCGCTCCATCCAGATCAGTTCTGATGACCGGGCTTCATACCGGGCATACAACCGTGCGGGGAAACTTTGGGAAATTTGGTGTTGTGGGCTTGGCCGGTGGTGAGGGACGTGTTCCTCTTTTCGCGGAAGACATCACGGTTGCGGAAGTATTGAAAGAAGCCGGCTATGTGACCGGAATGTCAGGTAAATGGGGTCTTGGTGAGCCTGGTACAAGTGGTGAACCAAACGATCAAGGTTGGGATGAATGGTTTGGTTATCTCAATCAGCGGATGGCTCATTCTTATTTCCCCGAATTTCTTTGGAAGAATAAGGAACGAATTGATTACCCCAATAATTTGGAGGGGAAAAAGGGAACCTATTCACACGACCTGTTTACGGATTTTGCGCTTGAATTTGTTCAACGGCATAAAGATGAGCCTTTCTTTTTGTATTTACCTTTTACGGTTCCTCACAGTCGTTATGAGATACCGGATACGGCTCCATACACGGACCGACCCTGGTCGGATGATGAAAAAGTGCATGCGGCAATGATCACCCGACTTGATCGTGACATGGGCCGACTATTTGAATCGTTAAAAGATCTAAATATCGATCAGGAAACCATAGTCTTCTTTTGCTCGGATAACGGAGCTGCCGAACGCTGGGAAGGTCGCTTCGATAGTTCCGGGAAACTGCGTGGCCGTAAGCGCGATGTTTATGAAGGCGGTATTCGTACGCCCATGATTGTTCGTTGGCCGGGTAGGGTGGTCGCCGGAGAGACGAATGACTTCCCCTGGTACTTTGCCGACGTGTTACCAACCTTGGCTGACCTCGCTGGAGCTACTTCACCAGCGGGCCTGGACGGAGTCAGTGTAGTTCCGTCGATACTTGGTAAACCGCAATCGAATGATCGTTTCCTGTATTGGGAATTTTTTGAAAGCGGATTTCAACAAGCGGTTCGATGGAAAGATTGGAAGGTTGTCCGAATGGCCCCCGGCTTGCCGATTGAGCTGTACGATCTCTCCAAAGATGAAAGTGAAACGAGGAATATCGCCACTCAGTATCCAGAACTTGTAGCAAAATTCGAAACCTATTTAGCCTCGGCTAGAACCGAGTCGGAAAATTGGCCAGTCGGAGAG harbors:
- a CDS encoding arylsulfatase; protein product: MQQSAWSSNKPFLVIFSVFILGLFQACSKPDGSARRSKPNIIFIMADDMGYGDLGSFGQEVIQTPYLDQMAKEGLRFTQVYAGSPVCAPSRSVLMTGLHTGHTTVRGNFGKFGVVGLAGGEGRVPLFAEDITVAEVLKEAGYVTGMSGKWGLGEPGTSGEPNDQGWDEWFGYLNQRMAHSYFPEFLWKNKERIDYPNNLEGKKGTYSHDLFTDFALEFVQRHKDEPFFLYLPFTVPHSRYEIPDTAPYTDRPWSDDEKVHAAMITRLDRDMGRLFESLKDLNIDQETIVFFCSDNGAAERWEGRFDSSGKLRGRKRDVYEGGIRTPMIVRWPGRVVAGETNDFPWYFADVLPTLADLAGATSPAGLDGVSVVPSILGKPQSNDRFLYWEFFESGFQQAVRWKDWKVVRMAPGLPIELYDLSKDESETRNIATQYPELVAKFETYLASARTESENWPVGE
- a CDS encoding MFS transporter codes for the protein MSSVSNNTRPTKIRWLVLVLASLTSMMLYLHRYTWAVIRPELAREYGFTNTELERIFAFFNFSYATGQIPSGIIADFFGARFFLGSIMFGWSLSLILFTVAGSYFAFCASRLIFGAVQAGAYPSLNNLSRNWFPPSNRTTMQGFVASFAGRAGGALAPIIMATVLMSYFGFDWKTALIIMAMGGMFLALAFVVLYRNKPDIDGRVNQAERDLFLEDTLSSKSKRRVLSFKQAIKNRALSIMVFAQVANAGADVVYTSVLGSYFLSKQISLGEMGIYASFPLFGGALGGFFGGFLNDYLIRKTGSRKWGRRIMGSSGKIIAAIVLFPTIAQNNVLAIAIGLFFVKFFSDWSQPTVWGTCTDLGRRYSATVFSIVNTAGNVGAILIPWFLVGPLLDHYSTIELVNGVSETITNYYPMFVMVAILYVITALCWLTIDSTKPIDPDDKPLEA